A window from Streptomyces sp. NBC_00271 encodes these proteins:
- a CDS encoding ABC transporter substrate-binding protein — MSAMSSNWDRRSVLRAAAGLAALGPLAACGSNNGRSGGGSSGKSVKQYFHAYGEAGVEDALKRYAKGYDKAAVNTQWITSADYESKLFSALLTDNAPDVFEFHPQIQLIKSGQVADLSDIIDPVKSDFNPADIASHTVDGKIYGVRMIDDPQFFFYRKSVLEKAKIQPPTTLDELIEAAAKLTTGKVKGLFIGNDLHAVISPMIWSAGADTLDAKNQIAYHTEGVKEGIKKMRQLFTSGHLLLDAPTDYWDPSAIVQGLTPIQFCGMWAMPVMQKALGDDLGIFPFPKVTDSGKQSVYNGGWSMFVNAKGKNADLAKEYVKWLWIEQKKYQEDFALSYGFHIPPRTSIAASATKLKTGLPAEGVKLFNDFGHFDNVGWTQAMITALEDVFANCVRKNGDPEAALDQADTTVNRELKKLFG; from the coding sequence ATGTCGGCAATGAGCAGCAACTGGGACCGTCGATCCGTCCTGCGAGCCGCCGCGGGGCTGGCCGCGCTGGGGCCGCTGGCCGCGTGCGGAAGCAACAACGGGCGTTCCGGGGGCGGGAGTTCGGGCAAGTCCGTCAAGCAGTACTTCCACGCGTACGGGGAGGCCGGCGTCGAGGACGCCCTCAAGCGGTACGCGAAGGGCTATGACAAGGCCGCGGTGAACACGCAGTGGATCACCAGCGCGGACTACGAGAGCAAGCTCTTCTCCGCACTGCTCACCGACAACGCTCCCGACGTGTTCGAGTTCCACCCGCAGATCCAGCTCATCAAGAGCGGTCAGGTGGCGGATCTGAGCGACATCATCGATCCGGTCAAGTCCGACTTCAACCCGGCCGACATCGCCTCGCACACGGTGGACGGGAAGATATACGGCGTCCGGATGATCGACGACCCGCAGTTCTTCTTCTACCGCAAGTCCGTGCTGGAGAAGGCGAAGATCCAGCCGCCGACCACCCTCGACGAGCTGATCGAGGCCGCGGCGAAGCTCACCACCGGCAAGGTCAAGGGCCTGTTCATCGGCAACGACCTGCACGCGGTCATCAGCCCGATGATCTGGTCGGCCGGCGCCGACACCCTCGACGCGAAGAACCAGATCGCGTACCACACGGAGGGTGTCAAGGAGGGCATCAAGAAGATGCGCCAGCTGTTCACCAGCGGCCATCTGCTCCTGGACGCCCCGACCGACTACTGGGACCCCTCCGCGATCGTGCAGGGTCTGACCCCCATCCAGTTCTGCGGTATGTGGGCCATGCCGGTCATGCAGAAGGCGCTCGGCGACGACCTCGGGATCTTCCCCTTCCCGAAGGTCACGGACTCCGGCAAGCAGTCGGTCTACAACGGCGGCTGGTCGATGTTCGTCAACGCCAAGGGCAAGAACGCCGACCTGGCCAAGGAGTACGTGAAGTGGCTGTGGATCGAGCAGAAGAAGTACCAGGAGGACTTCGCGCTCTCGTACGGCTTCCACATCCCGCCGCGCACCTCGATCGCCGCGTCCGCCACCAAGCTCAAGACGGGCCTGCCCGCCGAGGGCGTCAAGCTCTTCAACGACTTCGGGCACTTCGACAACGTCGGCTGGACCCAGGCCATGATCACCGCGCTGGAGGACGTGTTCGCCAACTGCGTCCGCAAGAACGGTGACCCGGAGGCCGCGCTCGACCAGGCCGACACCACCGTCAACCGCGAGCTCAAGAAGCTCTTCGGATAG
- a CDS encoding FAD-binding protein, whose translation MTETLTNWAGNITYTAKELHRPHTHDALAALVAESARVRVLGSGHSFNEIAEPGDDGVLVSLTALPPTVDVDSTARTVRVAGGVRYAELARRVHEYGFALHNMASLPHISVAGSVATGTHGSGVTNGSLASAVREVEIVTADGSTVTIGRDDTRFDGAVTSLGALGVVTALTLDVEPDFEVSQHVFTELPLAGLDFETVASTAYSVSLFTDWGRPGFRQVWLKRRTDQPLPDFPWAAPATEAMHPVPGMPAENCTQQFGVPGPWHQRLPHFRAEFTPSSGAELQSEYLLPRPHALAALHALDAIREHIAPLLQICEVRTVAADRQWLSPAYGRDTVALHFTWVEDTAAVLPVVRRVEEALEPFDPRPHWGKVFTTPGEVLRGRYPRLDDFRALAETTDPAGKFTNTFVRDFVQPLS comes from the coding sequence ATGACAGAAACCCTGACCAACTGGGCCGGCAACATCACGTACACCGCCAAGGAACTGCACCGCCCGCACACGCACGACGCCCTCGCGGCGCTCGTCGCGGAGAGCGCACGCGTCCGCGTCCTCGGCAGCGGGCACTCGTTCAACGAGATCGCCGAGCCCGGCGACGACGGCGTACTGGTCTCGCTCACCGCGCTGCCCCCGACCGTGGACGTCGACTCGACCGCCCGTACGGTACGGGTCGCGGGCGGCGTCCGGTACGCCGAGCTGGCCCGCCGGGTGCACGAGTACGGGTTCGCCCTGCACAACATGGCCTCCCTCCCGCACATCTCCGTGGCGGGCTCGGTCGCGACCGGCACCCACGGCTCGGGCGTCACCAACGGCTCCCTCGCCTCCGCCGTGCGCGAGGTCGAGATCGTCACGGCGGACGGCTCGACCGTCACGATCGGCCGCGACGACACACGCTTCGACGGTGCCGTGACCTCCCTCGGCGCACTCGGTGTCGTCACCGCCCTCACCCTCGACGTGGAACCGGACTTCGAGGTGAGCCAGCACGTCTTCACCGAACTTCCCCTCGCCGGGCTCGACTTCGAGACGGTGGCGTCGACGGCGTACAGCGTGAGTCTCTTCACCGACTGGGGGCGTCCGGGCTTCCGGCAGGTGTGGCTCAAGCGCCGCACCGACCAGCCGCTGCCCGACTTCCCCTGGGCCGCGCCCGCCACCGAGGCGATGCACCCCGTGCCGGGCATGCCCGCGGAGAACTGCACCCAGCAGTTCGGGGTGCCCGGACCATGGCACCAGCGGCTGCCGCACTTCCGGGCGGAGTTCACCCCGAGCAGCGGGGCCGAGCTGCAGTCCGAGTACCTGCTGCCACGCCCGCACGCGCTCGCGGCGCTGCACGCCCTCGACGCGATCCGCGAGCACATCGCGCCGCTGCTCCAGATCTGCGAGGTGCGCACCGTGGCGGCCGACCGGCAGTGGCTGAGCCCCGCGTACGGCAGGGACACCGTGGCCCTGCACTTCACCTGGGTCGAGGACACGGCGGCCGTCCTGCCGGTGGTGCGTCGGGTCGAGGAGGCGTTGGAGCCGTTCGACCCCCGGCCGCACTGGGGCAAGGTGTTCACCACGCCCGGGGAGGTGCTGCGCGGGCGCTACCCGCGACTGGACGACTTCCGGGCCCTCGCCGAAACCACGGACCCGGCGGGCAAGTTCACCAACACCTTCGTGCGGGACTTTGTTCAGCCCCTTTCCTAA
- a CDS encoding carbohydrate ABC transporter permease, producing the protein MTATVPPVAPVDKPRRVKRGSVIGNTGLYVSIGVAALLFLVPFYLIVRNALSTDPEITGENWKFFPTNPQWSNFTELFHDTTVDFGRSLFNSAVVAVLITVGTLLVCSLAGYGLARIPYKHANRIFYMVLGTLMVPPAVTFVPSFVLVSSLGWVDSYRGLVIPVLFSGFACFLFRQYFLGFPKELEEAARVDGLGYWGAYWRIVVPNSLNFFAAIATITFISGWNAFLWPLVIGQDPSAWTVQIALSSYMTNQVVNFHLIFMATAISILPLVFVFLFLQRWLVQGVAQTGIKG; encoded by the coding sequence GTGACCGCCACCGTGCCTCCGGTCGCTCCGGTCGACAAGCCGCGCCGCGTCAAGCGCGGCAGCGTCATCGGCAACACCGGCCTGTACGTCTCCATCGGCGTCGCCGCCCTGCTCTTCCTGGTCCCCTTCTATCTGATCGTCCGCAACGCGCTGTCGACGGACCCCGAAATCACCGGAGAGAACTGGAAGTTCTTCCCCACGAACCCCCAGTGGAGCAACTTCACCGAGCTGTTCCACGACACGACGGTCGACTTCGGCCGTTCCCTGTTCAACTCCGCGGTCGTGGCCGTCCTGATCACGGTGGGGACCCTGCTGGTCTGCTCGCTCGCCGGCTACGGCCTGGCCCGTATCCCGTACAAGCACGCCAACAGGATCTTCTACATGGTCCTGGGGACCCTGATGGTGCCGCCCGCCGTCACCTTCGTGCCGAGCTTCGTACTGGTCTCCTCGCTGGGCTGGGTGGACAGTTACCGGGGTCTCGTCATTCCGGTGCTCTTCAGTGGTTTCGCCTGCTTCCTCTTCCGGCAGTACTTCCTGGGGTTCCCCAAGGAGTTGGAGGAGGCGGCGCGCGTGGACGGGCTCGGCTACTGGGGCGCGTACTGGCGCATCGTCGTACCGAACTCCCTGAACTTCTTCGCCGCGATCGCGACCATCACCTTCATCAGCGGCTGGAACGCCTTCCTGTGGCCGCTGGTCATCGGCCAGGACCCGAGCGCCTGGACGGTGCAGATCGCGCTCTCCTCGTACATGACCAACCAGGTCGTCAACTTCCATCTGATCTTCATGGCGACCGCCATTTCCATCCTGCCCCTGGTGTTCGTGTTCCTCTTCCTCCAGCGCTGGCTGGTGCAGGGGGTCGCGCAGACGGGCATCAAGGGCTGA
- a CDS encoding carbohydrate ABC transporter permease, whose product MSTTTTRGVARPAPAKASPARPRRGLRGSSTFNFWLFTSPFLIGLTIFVYVPIGWSLWLSFFEARFTVTPSKFVGFDNYWQMLQDSKFTGSLVTFTVFAAFIVPATWALSLGLALLVNRLRFMKAFFRSVFFLPTACSYVAAALIWKMSMFSGVRFGLMNTILGWFGVENIAWLANPDPPWYWLVIVTLRLWLQAGFYMILFLAALQNIPPELYEAAAIDGAKPGWQTFRHITLPQLRATSTAVILLLVIAAYQAFDEFYNLLAKTTWGRPPLVELYYTALGESQDYGEGSAGAVILTLLILIVTLVQGKFLGFGRGDDK is encoded by the coding sequence ATGTCGACCACCACCACGCGCGGTGTCGCGCGCCCCGCCCCGGCCAAGGCCTCACCGGCCAGGCCGCGGCGGGGGCTGCGGGGCAGCAGCACCTTCAACTTCTGGCTCTTCACGAGCCCCTTCCTCATCGGCCTGACGATCTTCGTCTACGTGCCGATCGGCTGGAGCCTCTGGCTGAGCTTCTTCGAGGCGCGCTTCACGGTGACGCCGAGCAAGTTCGTCGGTTTCGACAACTACTGGCAGATGCTGCAGGACAGCAAGTTCACCGGTTCGCTCGTCACCTTCACCGTGTTCGCCGCCTTCATCGTGCCCGCCACCTGGGCGCTGTCACTGGGTCTCGCCCTGCTGGTGAACCGGCTGCGCTTCATGAAGGCGTTCTTCCGGTCCGTCTTCTTCCTGCCGACCGCGTGCAGTTATGTCGCCGCCGCGCTGATCTGGAAGATGTCGATGTTCAGCGGGGTCCGCTTCGGCCTGATGAACACGATCCTCGGCTGGTTCGGCGTCGAGAACATCGCCTGGCTCGCCAACCCCGATCCGCCCTGGTACTGGCTGGTCATCGTGACGCTGCGGCTGTGGCTGCAGGCCGGTTTCTACATGATCCTGTTCCTCGCGGCGCTGCAGAACATCCCGCCCGAGCTGTACGAGGCCGCCGCCATCGACGGCGCCAAGCCCGGCTGGCAGACCTTCCGTCACATCACCCTGCCACAGCTGCGGGCCACCTCGACCGCGGTGATCCTGCTGTTGGTCATCGCCGCCTACCAGGCCTTCGACGAGTTCTACAACCTGCTGGCGAAGACGACCTGGGGCCGGCCGCCGCTCGTCGAGCTGTACTACACCGCGCTCGGCGAGAGCCAGGACTACGGCGAAGGCAGCGCGGGCGCGGTGATCCTCACCTTGCTGATCCTCATCGTGACACTGGTGCAGGGCAAGTTCCTCGGCTTCGGAAGGGGTGACGACAAGTGA
- a CDS encoding hydroxyacid dehydrogenase, translating to MPERPVAMFAMSAENVPQIFPSEVMARLREVVDIDPALVAEDFSRPHVREALAGTEVLITGWGCPRLDAATLDAAPKLRAVLHAAGSVKGFTTPAVWDRGLLVSSAAVANALPVAEYTLAMILLAGKDLFAHRDRLRARRSPHGWALVPGIGNYGRRVGVVGASRIGRRVIELLRPFDLRVSLTDPYVDEGGAAELGVPLLPLDDLLATSDIVTVHAPQTPETRHLIGRRELGLMPAGSVLINTARGSLVDHDALVDALRAERVSAILDVTDPEPLPADSPLYDLPNAFITPHLAGSQGNELTRLGLSVLSEAERVVAGEGVEFGVDVGVLEREA from the coding sequence TTGCCCGAGCGTCCTGTGGCGATGTTCGCCATGTCCGCCGAGAATGTGCCGCAGATCTTTCCGTCCGAGGTCATGGCCCGACTGCGCGAGGTCGTGGACATCGATCCCGCGCTGGTGGCCGAGGACTTCTCGAGGCCTCATGTCCGCGAGGCGCTCGCTGGGACCGAGGTCCTGATCACCGGCTGGGGCTGCCCGCGGCTGGATGCGGCCACGCTGGACGCGGCGCCGAAACTGCGTGCCGTGCTGCACGCCGCGGGCTCGGTGAAGGGCTTCACCACACCGGCGGTCTGGGACCGCGGCCTGCTCGTGTCCTCGGCCGCCGTCGCCAACGCGCTGCCCGTCGCCGAATACACCCTCGCCATGATCCTTCTCGCCGGCAAGGACCTCTTCGCCCACCGCGATCGGTTGCGTGCGCGGCGCTCCCCGCACGGGTGGGCCCTGGTTCCCGGGATCGGCAACTACGGGCGCCGCGTGGGCGTCGTCGGAGCGTCCCGCATCGGTCGCCGTGTGATCGAGCTGCTGCGCCCCTTCGATCTGAGGGTGAGTCTCACCGACCCGTACGTCGACGAGGGCGGGGCGGCCGAGCTGGGGGTTCCTCTCCTCCCGCTCGACGACCTGCTCGCCACCAGCGACATCGTCACCGTGCATGCCCCCCAGACCCCCGAGACCCGGCATCTGATCGGTCGCCGCGAACTCGGTCTGATGCCGGCCGGGTCGGTCCTCATCAACACCGCGCGGGGGTCGCTCGTCGACCACGACGCGCTGGTCGATGCGCTGCGGGCCGAGCGGGTGAGTGCGATCCTCGACGTCACCGACCCCGAGCCGCTGCCGGCCGACTCCCCTCTCTACGACCTCCCCAACGCCTTCATCACCCCCCACCTCGCCGGCTCCCAGGGCAACGAACTCACCCGCCTGGGCCTTTCGGTTCTTTCGGAGGCGGAGCGGGTTGTTGCGGGGGAGGGGGTGGAGTTCGGGGTGGATGTGGGGGTGTTGGAACGGGAGGCGTGA
- a CDS encoding Pycsar system effector family protein produces MTGDGPVRTSCDPVGPVPDGGPHGSDRGERIAERLLSTVREDLGRADAKAAVLLSGTLALPAFLIGRHGPPDWGGLADVTLILAGVLWVVAVTALVGALMPRTRTVRGRDGVTYFGDLLAPRDLAGLSADVTEAGRDTAGWLLVQAVDVSSILSAKYRAIRWGVGSLAPSTALALAWSLTAR; encoded by the coding sequence GTGACCGGCGACGGCCCGGTGCGCACCTCCTGCGACCCGGTCGGGCCCGTGCCGGACGGGGGTCCGCACGGGTCCGACCGGGGCGAGCGCATCGCCGAACGGCTGCTGAGCACGGTCAGGGAGGACCTCGGCCGGGCCGACGCGAAGGCGGCCGTACTGCTCTCGGGAACGCTGGCGCTGCCCGCGTTCCTGATCGGGCGGCACGGCCCGCCCGACTGGGGCGGGCTCGCCGACGTGACGCTGATCCTCGCGGGCGTGCTCTGGGTGGTCGCGGTGACCGCGCTGGTCGGGGCGCTCATGCCGCGCACCCGCACGGTCCGCGGCCGGGACGGGGTGACGTACTTCGGCGACCTGCTGGCCCCCCGCGACCTCGCGGGGCTGTCCGCCGACGTCACCGAGGCCGGACGCGACACCGCCGGATGGCTGCTCGTCCAGGCGGTGGACGTCAGCTCGATCCTGTCCGCCAAGTACCGGGCCATCCGTTGGGGAGTGGGCTCGCTCGCTCCTTCCACGGCGCTGGCGCTGGCCTGGAGCCTGACCGCCCGCTGA
- a CDS encoding radical SAM protein — MVGSRTALVEDLMERFPHVPREAVFKEDLLRGGVAFDESALSDNEDGDVKPKSYFIFSFDHGTLPELGEAALRRPPEEIILTGGPYDLRRTVVSVRVNPASPYRVAADEEGMLGLYLDGKRIADVGVPPMPEYYRHTLSNGKSVMEVAPTIQWGYLIYLTVFRVCQYFGAKEECQYCDINHNWRQHKAAGRPYTGVKDVEEVLEALEIIDRYDTAKASTAYTLTGGAITSKLQGRDEADFYGHYAKAIEERFPGRWIGKVVAQALPRDDVQRFKDYGVQIYHPNYEVWDRRLFELYCPGKERYVGRDEWHKRILDSAEVFGARNVIPNFVAGVEMAEPFGFTTVDEAIASTTEGLRFFMSHGITPRFTTWCPEPTTPLGKANPQGAPLEYHIRLLEAYRSTMEDFGLSSPPGYGPPGPGHAVFSVSSFMDSLPAREPAVAEAAEPKLP, encoded by the coding sequence ATGGTCGGCAGCCGCACCGCGTTGGTCGAGGATCTGATGGAGCGGTTCCCGCACGTACCGCGGGAGGCCGTCTTCAAGGAGGACCTGCTCCGCGGAGGTGTGGCCTTCGACGAGTCGGCGCTCTCCGACAACGAGGACGGTGACGTCAAGCCGAAGTCGTACTTCATCTTCTCCTTCGACCACGGCACCCTGCCCGAGCTCGGCGAGGCCGCGCTGCGCCGCCCGCCCGAGGAGATCATCCTCACGGGCGGCCCGTACGACCTGCGGCGGACCGTGGTGTCCGTGCGGGTCAATCCCGCCTCGCCCTACCGCGTCGCCGCCGACGAGGAGGGGATGCTCGGGCTCTACCTCGACGGGAAGCGGATCGCCGACGTCGGCGTGCCGCCGATGCCCGAGTACTACCGGCACACGCTCTCCAACGGGAAGTCCGTGATGGAGGTCGCCCCCACCATCCAGTGGGGCTATCTCATCTACCTCACCGTCTTCCGGGTCTGCCAGTACTTCGGCGCCAAGGAGGAGTGCCAGTACTGCGACATCAACCACAACTGGCGCCAGCACAAGGCGGCGGGGCGCCCGTACACCGGGGTCAAGGACGTCGAGGAGGTCCTCGAAGCCCTGGAGATCATCGACCGGTACGACACGGCGAAGGCCTCCACCGCGTACACCCTCACCGGCGGCGCGATCACCTCGAAGCTGCAGGGGCGCGACGAGGCCGACTTCTACGGCCACTACGCCAAGGCCATCGAGGAGCGCTTCCCGGGGCGTTGGATCGGCAAGGTCGTCGCGCAGGCGCTGCCGCGCGACGACGTGCAGCGGTTCAAGGACTACGGCGTGCAGATCTACCACCCCAACTACGAGGTGTGGGACCGGCGGTTGTTCGAGCTGTACTGCCCGGGCAAGGAGCGTTATGTCGGCCGCGACGAGTGGCACAAGCGCATCCTTGACTCCGCGGAGGTCTTCGGCGCGCGCAACGTGATCCCCAACTTCGTTGCCGGCGTGGAGATGGCGGAGCCGTTCGGCTTCACGACCGTCGACGAGGCCATCGCCTCCACCACCGAGGGGCTGCGCTTCTTCATGTCGCACGGCATCACGCCCCGCTTCACCACCTGGTGCCCGGAGCCCACGACCCCGCTCGGCAAGGCCAACCCCCAGGGCGCGCCGCTGGAATACCACATCCGGCTGCTGGAGGCCTACCGTTCGACCATGGAGGACTTCGGGCTGTCCTCCCCGCCCGGATACGGTCCGCCCGGACCCGGCCACGCGGTCTTCTCGGTGAGCTCCTTCATGGACAGCCTCCCGGCGCGGGAACCCGCGGTGGCGGAAGCGGCCGAGCCGAAGCTTCCCTAG
- a CDS encoding ROK family transcriptional regulator has product MKRTSRDIRTANRYEVLRQIIAASPTSRQELAAATGLSLATVATLVGELLDLGMLTEVGFEDSAGGRPRGLVAVNASGGALIGVDIAETYVRVELFDLALNVLARATEDMRPGESRPEQVVGHVAAAVGSVVAQAGVEGARVLGVGVSVPGQVDRDTGISEYAPNWDWHDVPLLDLLAEHIAYPLHLDNPLRACAVAELWFGAARGRGDAVVVNLGTGVGAGLALGGGLHRGVSNSAGEWGHTTLVLDGRPCHCGNHGCVETYVGAPGIMRNLRESSPQSPLLHPDDQTATIDALSRGVAAGDPVALQVVRDTARYLGASIADLINLLNPEVVVLSSWVAATLGEPLLREVREAVARHALRRPLAATEIVLSPIPTDPVCLGAATFALEGALNPVGQKPAGGRTVPRRTAL; this is encoded by the coding sequence GTGAAGCGGACATCGCGCGACATCCGCACCGCGAACCGCTACGAGGTGCTGCGTCAGATCATCGCCGCGTCCCCCACCTCACGGCAGGAGTTGGCGGCGGCCACCGGGCTGAGCCTGGCCACGGTCGCCACGCTCGTCGGTGAACTGCTCGACCTCGGAATGCTGACCGAGGTCGGGTTCGAGGACTCCGCGGGGGGCCGCCCCCGGGGACTCGTGGCCGTCAACGCGTCGGGGGGCGCGTTGATCGGCGTCGACATCGCGGAGACGTACGTCCGCGTGGAGCTGTTCGACCTCGCGCTGAACGTGCTCGCCCGCGCCACCGAGGACATGCGCCCCGGCGAGAGCCGCCCGGAGCAGGTCGTCGGGCATGTCGCCGCGGCCGTCGGCTCGGTGGTCGCGCAGGCCGGGGTCGAGGGCGCGCGCGTCCTGGGCGTCGGGGTCAGCGTGCCGGGCCAGGTGGACCGCGACACCGGTATATCCGAGTACGCGCCGAACTGGGACTGGCACGACGTGCCGCTGCTCGACCTGCTGGCCGAGCACATCGCCTACCCCCTCCACCTCGACAACCCGCTGCGCGCCTGCGCGGTCGCCGAGCTGTGGTTCGGCGCGGCCCGTGGTCGCGGGGACGCCGTCGTCGTCAACCTGGGCACGGGGGTCGGTGCCGGGCTCGCGCTCGGCGGCGGGCTGCACCGGGGGGTGAGCAACAGCGCGGGCGAGTGGGGCCATACGACGCTGGTGCTCGACGGGCGGCCGTGTCACTGCGGCAACCACGGCTGCGTGGAGACGTACGTCGGGGCGCCCGGGATCATGCGGAACCTGCGGGAGTCGAGCCCGCAGAGCCCGCTGCTGCATCCCGACGACCAGACCGCCACCATCGACGCCCTGTCCCGTGGGGTCGCCGCCGGCGACCCGGTGGCGCTCCAGGTCGTCCGGGACACCGCCCGCTATCTCGGCGCGAGCATCGCGGACCTGATCAACCTCCTCAACCCCGAAGTCGTCGTGCTCAGCAGCTGGGTGGCCGCCACGCTCGGCGAGCCGCTGCTGCGCGAGGTGCGCGAGGCCGTCGCCCGGCACGCGCTGCGGCGGCCGCTGGCCGCCACCGAGATCGTCCTCTCCCCCATCCCCACCGACCCGGTCTGCCTGGGCGCCGCGACCTTCGCCCTGGAGGGCGCCCTGAACCCGGTGGGCCAGAAGCCCGCCGGCGGCAGAACCGTCCCGCGCCGCACCGCCCTCTAG
- a CDS encoding cellulose binding domain-containing protein: MPDLPTPQNAAEAALLSECWDAVLSYADLCTSGSASATLLATEAFTHGIDELRAATAASKSTGTGRRALRLPRIPLLLASVRTVAAAWETNGLGHRLDPDLRLWLHSDKAARYVGPPLHRPLALRGLRDMQEPDAVLLWLAEVESLPMSAVARRLGLDPAAASSELAQVRALFRDRCHRNHLDTPMNAYCRSYARLLDAVTRSPSAETPEDLSRHLARCVECAEAAACLRLHGGGLPAALSSGVIGWGGLAYLERRRRAAEAGMIGGRTDVAVDTGLNEGKPVRPRIGRTGILVTAVLVSALALTVSLMPFGGSKGDDANAAQGESTDGQSLADPGPSISSGSTTKSGSGSGSGSGSGTAGSPAVADSTSRPAGNSDQEAQGESSSPAGKQGGVTSSPKSAAPDCRVKYEIVSEWPDGFQATVTVTSTKALATWNLGWTFKDGQRVGQMWDGTFTQDDSHVTATAADYNKTVAANGTFTFGFLGSWTGSNSAARNFTLNTASCQAAG; the protein is encoded by the coding sequence ATGCCCGACCTGCCGACCCCCCAGAACGCCGCCGAGGCCGCGCTGCTCTCGGAGTGCTGGGACGCGGTCCTGTCGTACGCCGATCTGTGCACGTCCGGTTCGGCCTCGGCCACGCTGCTGGCGACCGAGGCGTTCACGCACGGCATCGACGAACTGCGCGCCGCCACCGCGGCATCGAAGAGTACCGGTACCGGACGCCGGGCGCTCAGGCTGCCCCGCATTCCGCTGCTGCTGGCCTCCGTCCGTACCGTGGCCGCCGCCTGGGAGACGAACGGGCTCGGCCATCGGCTCGACCCCGATCTGCGCCTGTGGCTCCACTCCGACAAGGCCGCCCGCTACGTCGGACCGCCGCTGCACCGCCCGCTCGCGCTGCGCGGCCTCAGGGACATGCAGGAGCCGGACGCCGTTCTGCTGTGGCTGGCCGAGGTCGAGTCGCTGCCGATGTCCGCGGTGGCCCGGCGGCTCGGTCTCGATCCGGCGGCCGCGTCCTCCGAACTCGCCCAGGTGCGGGCGCTGTTCCGGGACCGCTGCCACCGCAACCACCTCGACACGCCGATGAACGCCTACTGCCGCAGCTATGCGCGGCTCCTCGACGCGGTCACCCGCTCACCCAGCGCCGAGACGCCCGAGGACCTCTCCCGGCACCTGGCGCGCTGCGTCGAGTGCGCGGAGGCCGCCGCCTGTCTGCGGCTGCATGGCGGCGGGCTGCCCGCGGCGCTCTCCAGCGGTGTGATCGGCTGGGGCGGCCTCGCGTATCTCGAGCGGCGACGCCGGGCCGCCGAGGCCGGCATGATCGGCGGACGCACGGACGTGGCGGTGGACACGGGGCTGAACGAGGGCAAGCCGGTCCGGCCCCGGATCGGCCGGACCGGGATCCTGGTCACGGCCGTCCTCGTGTCCGCACTGGCGCTCACGGTCTCGCTGATGCCCTTCGGCGGCTCGAAGGGTGATGACGCGAACGCCGCGCAGGGTGAGTCGACGGACGGGCAGTCCCTGGCGGACCCGGGCCCCTCCATTTCCTCGGGCTCGACGACGAAGTCGGGGTCGGGATCGGGGTCGGGGTCGGGGTCGGGGACGGCGGGCTCGCCCGCGGTGGCGGACTCGACCTCGCGTCCGGCGGGCAACTCAGATCAGGAGGCCCAGGGCGAGTCCTCGTCGCCCGCCGGGAAGCAGGGCGGGGTGACGAGTTCCCCGAAGAGCGCCGCGCCGGACTGCCGGGTGAAGTACGAGATCGTGAGCGAGTGGCCGGACGGCTTCCAGGCCACCGTCACCGTCACCTCCACCAAGGCCCTCGCCACTTGGAACCTCGGCTGGACCTTCAAGGACGGCCAGCGCGTGGGCCAGATGTGGGACGGCACCTTCACCCAGGACGACTCCCACGTCACGGCCACCGCCGCCGACTACAACAAGACCGTCGCCGCGAACGGCACCTTCACCTTCGGTTTCCTCGGTTCCTGGACCGGCTCCAACTCGGCCGCGCGCAACTTCACCCTCAACACGGCCAGTTGCCAGGCCGCCGGCTGA
- a CDS encoding Crp/Fnr family transcriptional regulator, which translates to MGLLGNELAFARALTPQERESVMALGSRKHYSADAHLLTEGDRSSHVLIIIRGWVTVSVATDRGATRLILGLRGPGELLGEMAALDPHPRSATVRALGPTETQVISGDAFRRFLALHPRVSGLVIRQLTFRLRSADQERSALASLTVLQRLASRLTELSRAEPSGPYHPAVPGGATHTGTVVQLAQDELAATIGATREAVAKALKLLRTQHVVRTGNRMVEILDPELLALLADGHQE; encoded by the coding sequence ATGGGGCTGCTCGGCAATGAGCTGGCTTTCGCACGCGCTCTGACCCCTCAGGAGCGCGAGAGCGTGATGGCTCTCGGCAGCCGGAAGCATTACTCGGCCGATGCGCATCTTCTGACGGAGGGTGACCGGTCCAGTCACGTCCTGATCATCATTCGGGGCTGGGTGACCGTATCCGTGGCGACGGACCGGGGTGCCACGCGGCTGATACTCGGTCTGCGGGGTCCCGGTGAACTGCTCGGCGAGATGGCCGCCCTGGACCCGCATCCCCGCAGCGCCACCGTGCGCGCGCTGGGTCCGACCGAGACCCAGGTCATATCCGGGGACGCGTTCCGCCGGTTCCTCGCCCTGCACCCCCGCGTCAGCGGTCTGGTGATACGCCAGCTCACCTTCCGACTGCGCAGCGCCGACCAGGAGCGGTCCGCGCTCGCCTCGCTCACCGTGCTGCAACGGCTGGCCAGCCGGCTCACCGAACTGTCGAGAGCCGAGCCCTCCGGCCCCTACCATCCGGCCGTACCGGGCGGTGCCACGCACACGGGCACCGTCGTCCAACTGGCCCAGGACGAACTGGCCGCCACCATCGGAGCCACCCGGGAAGCCGTCGCCAAGGCACTGAAGCTGCTGCGTACCCAGCACGTCGTGCGTACCGGCAACCGGATGGTGGAGATTCTCGACCCCGAACTGCTCGCACTCCTCGCGGACGGTCATCAGGAGTAG